The following is a genomic window from Candidatus Omnitrophota bacterium.
TTAACCGCGATGTCGACTGTTTCATCAAATTTCAGTTTGGGCGCCTTTTTTAAAATAGCAATAGCCTCTTTAAGTCCATAGGTCTTGTTCTTATCGACCATCGGCTGTACTGCCTTTGCTCTCTTTGTAAGTTTTTCGGTTGCCATTATTCCGTCACCTCGATACCCATGCTCCTTGCGGTACCCTTTACGATATTAACTGCTTTATCGATATCGGTAGTGTTCAAGTCTTTAAGTTTCATCTTGGCGATATCTTTTACCTGATCTATTGTTACCTTACCAACCTTTTCTTTATTGGGAACGCCGCTCGCTTTTGCTACGCCGGCGGCCTTCTTTAAAAGAATGGAGCACGGTGGTGTTTTGATAATAAAAGTAAACGTCCTGTCCTCGTAAGCCGTGATAACTACCGGCAACGTCATGCCATCCTGCCCCTGGCTCTTTGCGTTAAATTGTTTGCAGAACTCCATTATGTTAAGACCGTGCTGACCGAGCGCAGGCCCTACCGGAGGTGCGGGGTTTGCCGCGCCGGCCGGACAATACAACTTTATAACCGCCTTTACCTTCTTTGCCATATTTTTATACCTTCTCTACCTGCCAGGTTTCCAATTCGACCGGCGTTGCTCTGCCGAATATCGATATCATCACCTTGATTTTGCCTTTAGCCACATTCGTATCTTCTATCGTGCCGTTGAAATTCGTAAACGGGCCATCGTTCACCCTGACTGCCTCACCCTTTTCAAAAGTAACTTTCGGAGTCGGTTTTTCTTTTGCTTCTTTGGCCTGCTTTAAAATAGCGTCAATCTCGTCTTCCCTTAAAGGAAGCGGCCGCGCGCCCGCGCCTACAAACCCTGTAACGCCGGGGATGCTTTTGATCATGTACCATGTTTCGTCGGTAAGCTCCATCTCGATGAGAATATATCCGGGGAAAAACTTGCGCTGGGATATCCTCTTCTTGCCGGCCTTTATCTCCGAAACCTGCTCGATCGGCACCAGTATCTGGCTTATTTTTTCTTTAGCAAGGCCGGCCTTAACCTTCGCCTCCAAAATGGTCCTGACCCTGTCTTCGTATCCTGTCTGAGTATGTATTACGTACCAATGATTAGCCATATCGCGTCTTGTAGTTAGATCCTTGTCATTATTATATTGACCAGCTTGGACAGGAATAGATCGCATATACCTATAAACAACGACAAGATGGCCAGCGATACGATAACGATAACCGTCGAACCTATAAGTTCCTGCCTGTTTGGCCAGGAAACTTTCAGCATCTCAAGCTTTATGTCGTTAAAAAACGATGCGACTTTATTTGCCATAGTTTTACCATTCGTTTAAATTTACCGGCCCTACCACAATTTTTTACAATTGACGGGCGAAATAAATTGGCAGGCCAGGAGGGACTCGAACCCCCAACACGCGGTTTTGGAGACCGCCGCTCTACCAATTGGAGCTACTGGCCTCGGCTTTCAACCAAACCAATCTCCTGGCGTTTGCCTTGCGGGATTAAGGGAGGCGTTACTCTTACTTAATCTCCTTATGCAACGTGTGCTTCCGGCAAGTCCTGCAAAACTTTTTCAACTCGAGTTTATCCGGATTCTTCTTCTTATTCTTCGTAGATGAATAATCTCTGTTCTTGCACTGCGAACACTCTAAGAGAATTATCTCCTGTGCCATTTTCTCTACTCTATCACTTCGGTTACAACCCCGGCGCCTACTGTGTGGCCGCCTTCGCGTATGGCGAAGCGCAGTTCCTTTTCCATGGCTATCGGGGTTATGAGCACTACTTCGAACTGGACGTTGTCGCCGGGCATTACCATCTCAACATCTTTCGGGAGGGTAACTACGCCGGTAACGTCGGTAGTTCTGAAGTAGAACTGCGGTCTGTATCCATTAAAGAACGGCGTATGACGGCCGCCTTCTTCTTTACTTAATATATACACTTCTGCTTTGAACTTCGTGTGAGGCGTGATCGAACCGGGCTTGGCGAGTACCTGGCCGCGCTCAAGATCGGTCTTTTCAATGCCCCTTAAGAGAACGCCTATGTTGTCGCCGGCCTGTCCTGAATCGAGGAGCTTTCTGAACATCTCGACGCCTGTTACAACGCTCTTCTTGGTCGGCTTTATACCTACTATCTCTATCTCCTCGCCTACCTTTATGATACCGCGTTCGACCCTGCCTGTTCCTACTGTGCCGCGGCCTGTGATGGAGAATACGTCTTCTATGGGCATAAGGAACGGCTTATCGATGTCGCGTTTAGGTTCGGGGATGAATGTATCGCACGCTTCCATAAGATCCATGATAGGCTTTACCGCATCCGCGTTATCGGCCTGGGTCATAGCCTTAAGGGCGCTTCCTCTTATTACAGGGGTCTTGTCCCCGGGGAAGTTATACTTGGTCAGAAGCTCTCTTACTTCGAGTTCGACTAAGTCTACGAGTTCTTTGTCTTCTACTAAGTCTACTTTATTGAGAAATACCACTATTGAAGGAACGTTGACCTGACGGGCCAAGAGGATGTGCTCTCTTGTCTGAGGCATCGGGCCGTCTACAGCGGATACTACGAGGATAGCTCCGTCCATCTGGGCGGCGCCTGTGATCATGTTCTTAATGTAGTCGGCGTGGCCCGGGCAGTCGATGTGCGCGTAATGGCGCTTCTCTGTTTCGTATTCGACGTGCGCGACCGCTATCGTTACGGTCTTGGTTTCGTCACGGACGGTACCGCCTTTGGCGATATCGGCGTAGCTTTTAACCGTGGCCTTGCCCTTCTTCGCGAGAGTAGCAAGTATAGCCGCCGTAAGAGTAGTCTTGCCGTGGTCGATGTGGCCGATGGTGCCTATATTGACGTGCGGCTTGCTCCTTACAAAATTTTCCTTTGCCATAACTTCCTCCGCTTTTTATACTATTCTTTATGGAGCTGCAGATCGGGATTGAACCGATGACCTCATCCTTACCAAGGATGTGCTCTACCGACTGAGCTACTGCAGCCGCTTTAGCCGTTTTTAGCGTTAGCGGCTGTCATACACGCTGTTTTACACAATTGACGTGTTAAACAAAAACTAAAAAGACAAAAAAATCTCGTATCAGAGTTGTCGTTAATATAAAACTCGTCGATGATCTTGTTCTATATGTTTTATCGAAAATAAATTAGTTAAGGGATTATAACAGAATTGCGGAATATGTCAAGATTTTTTTTAATATTTTTTTATATCTCCTCAATAGTAGTCTTAGGTACCCATCCTACTCTGCCATCTATGCGCCTAATCTGCCTCCATCCGTCTCGCGTTTTTATGACGGATACCTCATCGCCTTCCTGCAGTCTGTAAAAAATGGTCGACTTGTCTATCGGCTCGTACTTCGCCTCAACGCCTTTGTTCACCACTATGCCGCGGCGCAATATCTCTTCATCGTAATAACGTATCGCGAACGCGCCGATGCTGATTATC
Proteins encoded in this region:
- the rplK gene encoding 50S ribosomal protein L11 encodes the protein MAKKVKAVIKLYCPAGAANPAPPVGPALGQHGLNIMEFCKQFNAKSQGQDGMTLPVVITAYEDRTFTFIIKTPPCSILLKKAAGVAKASGVPNKEKVGKVTIDQVKDIAKMKLKDLNTTDIDKAVNIVKGTARSMGIEVTE
- the nusG gene encoding transcription termination/antitermination protein NusG, which produces MANHWYVIHTQTGYEDRVRTILEAKVKAGLAKEKISQILVPIEQVSEIKAGKKRISQRKFFPGYILIEMELTDETWYMIKSIPGVTGFVGAGARPLPLREDEIDAILKQAKEAKEKPTPKVTFEKGEAVRVNDGPFTNFNGTIEDTNVAKGKIKVMISIFGRATPVELETWQVEKV
- the secE gene encoding preprotein translocase subunit SecE, which codes for MANKVASFFNDIKLEMLKVSWPNRQELIGSTVIVIVSLAILSLFIGICDLFLSKLVNIIMTRI
- the rpmG gene encoding 50S ribosomal protein L33, translated to MAQEIILLECSQCKNRDYSSTKNKKKNPDKLELKKFCRTCRKHTLHKEIK
- the tuf gene encoding elongation factor Tu, which produces MAKENFVRSKPHVNIGTIGHIDHGKTTLTAAILATLAKKGKATVKSYADIAKGGTVRDETKTVTIAVAHVEYETEKRHYAHIDCPGHADYIKNMITGAAQMDGAILVVSAVDGPMPQTREHILLARQVNVPSIVVFLNKVDLVEDKELVDLVELEVRELLTKYNFPGDKTPVIRGSALKAMTQADNADAVKPIMDLMEACDTFIPEPKRDIDKPFLMPIEDVFSITGRGTVGTGRVERGIIKVGEEIEIVGIKPTKKSVVTGVEMFRKLLDSGQAGDNIGVLLRGIEKTDLERGQVLAKPGSITPHTKFKAEVYILSKEEGGRHTPFFNGYRPQFYFRTTDVTGVVTLPKDVEMVMPGDNVQFEVVLITPIAMEKELRFAIREGGHTVGAGVVTEVIE